A stretch of Candidatus Desulfatibia profunda DNA encodes these proteins:
- a CDS encoding GNAT family N-acetyltransferase has product MRVAILLNAVTDKSTPDEQDVIVQAESVSAALLQLGHTPELLSCDLDLASLRQRLENIQPDVVFNLVESLEGKGKLIHLVPSLLDVMGIPYTGSASESIYLSSHKVMAKEKMLSSNLPTPDWIGPYPSEHTSHCGLKSTSKRSKETIWIIKSVWEHASIGLDDNALITVENDNALTDHIKERYFHFGGACFAEQYIEGREFNLSLLAGPDGPEVLPPAEILFEGYPENKPRIVGYSAKWDDRSFDYHHTPRRFDFPHGDGPLLAKLEDMALRCWRLFGLGGYARVDFRVDNDKNPWILEVNTNPCLSPDAGFAAALNRLGMSIIHAVRRILDDAFRNRTKDSAGAVRPQSFDSVILTSEKESTTSGVFFRYAVTPEDTQNVRQLTSATGFFSEPEVEVAVELVEERLAKGTASGYYFVFVDRENRLAGYACYGPIPCTVSGYDLYWIAVHPEFQKKGLGRTIFNETERLIREAGGTRIYADTSQKPQYDDTRAFYDRCGFDIAAVLEDFFDRGDGKVIYAKSIA; this is encoded by the coding sequence GTGCGTGTCGCTATTCTTCTCAATGCAGTCACAGATAAAAGCACTCCGGACGAACAAGATGTCATTGTTCAGGCTGAGTCTGTTTCGGCCGCGCTGCTCCAGCTCGGCCATACACCTGAACTTCTGTCCTGTGACCTGGATCTGGCATCCTTGCGGCAAAGGCTTGAAAACATACAACCGGATGTTGTTTTTAATCTGGTGGAATCTTTGGAAGGCAAGGGAAAATTAATTCATCTGGTGCCGTCGTTGCTGGATGTCATGGGAATCCCCTACACCGGCTCTGCGAGCGAATCCATCTACTTATCTTCTCATAAGGTGATGGCCAAAGAAAAGATGTTGTCATCCAATCTGCCGACCCCTGACTGGATCGGACCCTACCCTTCAGAGCATACATCACACTGCGGCTTAAAAAGCACCTCCAAAAGAAGCAAAGAAACCATCTGGATCATTAAATCCGTATGGGAACATGCATCCATCGGCCTGGATGACAATGCCCTGATAACCGTTGAAAACGATAATGCCCTGACCGATCATATCAAAGAGCGATATTTTCATTTTGGCGGTGCCTGCTTTGCCGAACAGTATATTGAAGGACGGGAGTTTAACCTTTCGCTGCTGGCGGGCCCGGACGGTCCCGAGGTCTTGCCGCCGGCGGAAATTCTGTTTGAAGGGTACCCGGAGAATAAGCCCAGAATTGTAGGGTACAGTGCCAAATGGGATGATCGATCGTTTGACTATCATCATACCCCCCGGCGTTTCGATTTTCCTCACGGCGACGGACCACTTTTGGCAAAACTTGAGGACATGGCACTTCGCTGCTGGCGGCTGTTCGGGCTTGGAGGATATGCGCGCGTCGATTTTCGCGTTGATAACGATAAAAACCCCTGGATTTTGGAGGTGAACACCAATCCGTGCCTTTCTCCGGATGCGGGTTTTGCGGCTGCGCTCAACCGGTTGGGAATGAGTATCATCCATGCCGTCAGGCGGATTCTGGACGATGCTTTCAGAAATAGAACCAAGGATTCGGCCGGGGCGGTCAGGCCGCAATCGTTCGATTCCGTTATCCTGACTTCTGAAAAAGAATCCACGACATCCGGCGTCTTTTTCCGTTATGCCGTCACCCCCGAGGATACCCAAAATGTCCGCCAACTGACGTCGGCAACCGGTTTTTTCAGCGAACCGGAAGTCGAAGTTGCCGTTGAACTCGTTGAGGAGCGGTTGGCAAAAGGCACGGCAAGCGGTTATTACTTTGTTTTTGTAGATCGAGAAAATCGGTTGGCCGGCTATGCTTGCTACGGACCGATTCCGTGCACAGTGTCCGGCTATGATCTTTATTGGATTGCCGTGCATCCGGAGTTTCAAAAAAAAGGACTGGGCAGAACGATATTCAACGAAACCGAAAGATTGATTCGTGAAGCCGGCGGAACGCGGATATATGCCGATACATCCCAAAAGCCACAATATGACGACACGCGTGCATTTTACGATCGTTGTGGATTTGATATTGCGGCCGTGCTCGAAGATTTTTTTGATCGCGGCGACGGCAAGGTGATTTACGCCAAAAGCATAGCCTAA
- a CDS encoding molybdopterin molybdotransferase MoeA, which yields MKEFFKVTDLEKVLAYASDFPRVDIEEVPLDKAAGRILAEDIVSDFDLPDFERSTMDGYAVKAASTFGSTEGNPAYLAIKGVVEMGESPAFSIAPGEAAKISTGGMLPDGADSVVVIEHTEAVDDVTIEAYKSVAPGQNVLAKGEDVQKGDIMLTCGRKLRSQETGLLAAFGRETIRVFRRPVIAIISTGDEVVPINEIPGPGQIRDINSYTLATLVQGAGGVPIMLGIVGDNIDELFERCTTALAQSDMVLISGGSSVGTRDFTIEVLAALSDAKILVHGISISPGKPTILARSGNQAIWGLPGHVVSAMVVFEIVIRPFIERIAGLSAEHKNVFKLSALLSRNLSSAQGRIDYVRVRLVEKEGVLWAEPILGKSGLIHTMVKADGLIEIGINSEGLDKGTEVEVILI from the coding sequence ATGAAAGAATTTTTTAAGGTTACAGACTTAGAAAAGGTTCTTGCATATGCATCCGACTTCCCCAGGGTTGATATCGAAGAGGTTCCGCTGGACAAGGCTGCCGGCCGGATTCTGGCGGAAGATATCGTTTCGGACTTTGATCTTCCGGATTTTGAGCGATCTACCATGGACGGTTACGCTGTAAAGGCTGCATCTACTTTTGGTTCGACAGAAGGGAATCCTGCTTATCTTGCCATAAAAGGCGTTGTTGAGATGGGGGAATCGCCCGCATTTTCAATCGCACCCGGTGAAGCTGCTAAAATATCCACCGGCGGTATGCTGCCGGATGGGGCCGACAGTGTTGTCGTGATTGAACATACCGAGGCGGTTGACGACGTCACGATAGAAGCATACAAAAGCGTTGCTCCGGGACAGAACGTGCTGGCAAAGGGCGAAGATGTCCAAAAGGGTGATATTATGCTCACCTGCGGCCGGAAACTCAGATCCCAGGAAACCGGCCTTCTGGCGGCCTTCGGCAGAGAAACGATTCGTGTCTTTCGCCGGCCGGTTATCGCCATTATCTCCACCGGCGATGAAGTGGTCCCGATAAATGAAATCCCCGGACCCGGCCAAATCCGCGATATCAATTCCTATACGCTGGCGACCCTGGTGCAGGGTGCCGGCGGTGTTCCGATAATGCTCGGGATTGTCGGCGACAACATTGACGAGCTTTTCGAAAGATGCACAACGGCACTGGCCCAATCCGACATGGTCCTGATTTCAGGGGGAAGCAGTGTGGGCACCCGCGATTTTACCATCGAGGTGCTTGCGGCCCTGTCCGATGCTAAAATCCTGGTTCACGGCATTTCCATCAGTCCCGGCAAGCCCACCATTCTGGCCAGGTCGGGCAACCAGGCAATTTGGGGCTTGCCCGGCCATGTGGTATCCGCCATGGTCGTTTTTGAAATCGTTATCCGGCCGTTTATTGAACGTATCGCCGGCCTTTCAGCGGAACATAAAAACGTTTTCAAACTTTCCGCCCTGCTCAGCAGAAACCTTTCGTCGGCACAAGGGCGTATCGATTATGTCCGGGTGCGGCTCGTTGAAAAAGAAGGGGTTCTATGGGCGGAACCGATCCTGGGGAAATCGGGCCTTATCCATACCATGGTAAAGGCCGACGGTCTGATCGAGATCGGTATCAACTCGGAAGGTTTGGACAAGGGCACTGAAGTTGAAGTCATTCTTATTTAG
- a CDS encoding KamA family radical SAM protein, translating into MRSAKNVSTPSARLIPENEEEPPGSISPAARTSPAKVLFFEPSIISRAKSFKKQNSITSAFRRKFFPMVSDKQWNDWHWQVINRICRPDQLGRFLNLSQAEQNAFKHSRKLPLSITPYYMSLLNSNDPDQPLRRSVVPTEHEFSKMPEEEDDPLGEESQSPLPGLVHRYPDRVLLLVLDFCTTYCRYCTRSRLVGKGAILPSQSRLERAIEYIRNTPSIRDVLLSGGDPLTLSDRKLDWLLARLREIPHVEIIRIGTKIPAVLPQRITPQLVRVFKKYHPLWMSLHFTHPEECTPEAYRACGMLADGGIPLGSQTVLLNGINNNVDTMKALVHHLMKMRVRPYYLYQCDPISGSRHFRTSVENGLEIIRGLRGHTSGYAVPNYVIDAPKGGGKIPVMPDYVVGYQGNELILRNYENKEFRYTDSACRV; encoded by the coding sequence ATGCGATCCGCAAAAAATGTTAGCACCCCATCAGCCCGATTGATACCGGAGAATGAAGAAGAACCTCCGGGTAGTATAAGTCCCGCCGCAAGGACCTCGCCTGCCAAAGTCTTGTTTTTTGAACCCTCGATCATATCGCGTGCCAAGTCATTTAAAAAACAGAATAGCATAACATCGGCTTTTCGCCGAAAATTTTTTCCAATGGTTTCAGATAAACAGTGGAATGACTGGCACTGGCAGGTCATAAACAGAATTTGCAGGCCGGATCAACTAGGGCGGTTTCTCAACCTTTCGCAGGCAGAACAAAATGCATTCAAGCACTCAAGAAAATTGCCGTTGAGCATTACGCCTTATTACATGAGCCTATTGAATTCTAACGATCCCGATCAGCCCCTTCGCCGGTCGGTCGTTCCCACCGAGCACGAATTTTCTAAAATGCCGGAAGAAGAAGATGATCCCCTGGGTGAAGAAAGCCAGAGCCCTTTGCCGGGGCTGGTACACCGTTATCCGGACCGCGTTCTCCTGCTGGTGCTCGACTTTTGTACAACTTATTGCCGTTATTGTACGCGCTCTCGTTTGGTGGGCAAAGGTGCGATTCTTCCCAGTCAGAGCCGTCTGGAGCGGGCCATTGAATATATTCGCAACACACCCTCGATCCGCGACGTGCTTCTTTCGGGAGGGGACCCGCTGACGTTGAGCGACCGGAAATTAGACTGGCTTTTGGCGCGCCTTCGAGAAATTCCACATGTGGAAATCATTCGCATCGGCACCAAAATTCCGGCCGTGCTGCCCCAGCGCATCACCCCTCAGCTTGTTCGGGTTTTCAAGAAATATCACCCCTTGTGGATGAGCCTCCACTTTACCCATCCCGAGGAGTGTACCCCGGAAGCTTACCGGGCCTGCGGCATGCTGGCGGACGGAGGTATTCCTTTAGGGTCGCAAACCGTGCTTCTCAATGGTATTAATAATAATGTGGATACAATGAAAGCCCTCGTACATCATCTCATGAAGATGCGCGTCCGGCCTTATTATTTGTATCAGTGTGACCCGATTTCAGGATCGCGTCATTTTCGAACCAGCGTCGAAAACGGTTTGGAAATCATTCGAGGACTGCGAGGGCATACCAGCGGTTACGCGGTTCCCAATTATGTCATTGATGCGCCTAAAGGCGGCGGCAAGATACCGGTGATGCCGGATTATGTCGTCGGCTATCAGGGCAATGAGCTTATTTTAAGAAATTATGAAAACAAAGAGTTTCGATATACGGATTCGGCATGTCGTGTCTAG
- a CDS encoding DEAD/DEAH box helicase, protein MMNETESPELTQRRDKPNFLTRTKFDEFNLPVEILNGLRDTGFTYCTPIQAQVLPVSLTGRDIAGQAQTGTGKTAAFLVTVFTRLLALPHQNAGLPSALIVAPTRELALQIYEEAASIGRHTGLTLANVLGGVDYRKQAEILRQGTDIVICTPGRIIDYFKQGIFKASGINIVVIDEADRLLDLGFSKDMRYILRKLPHYEKRQSMLFSATLSYRVLELTYEYMNLPEFISVTPEEITVEGIEQFLFHIDSENKLPLLLGLLEREDWNRILIFVNTKAGVIWLARKLKDNGWPAEGITGDLPQRKRFRLMELFKNGRIKILVATDVASRGIHVEDISHVINYDLPQDVENYIHRIGRTARAGKTGRALSLACEKYVFHLEPLEEMLGFKIPVIWPEDEWVAKDKSKLVPFARKGRGRKPFRKREPKREEKCSMSPKSSPKTEAGSFPGSLFGFGPELNAAAESDTHTIPGGPKKKKKRSRHKKKRPTPEKSDTAKIEEL, encoded by the coding sequence ATGATGAATGAAACAGAATCACCAGAACTTACTCAACGCCGGGATAAACCAAACTTTTTGACCCGGACGAAATTCGATGAGTTCAACCTTCCGGTAGAAATCCTGAACGGATTAAGGGATACCGGTTTTACATACTGCACCCCGATTCAGGCCCAGGTACTGCCGGTTTCCCTCACGGGCCGTGATATTGCGGGCCAGGCCCAGACCGGCACAGGAAAGACGGCCGCTTTTCTGGTGACCGTTTTTACCAGGCTTTTGGCATTACCCCATCAAAACGCCGGGCTGCCGTCGGCCCTCATTGTGGCCCCCACGCGGGAACTGGCCCTCCAGATTTACGAGGAAGCCGCAAGCATCGGCCGCCATACCGGCCTGACCCTGGCAAATGTCTTAGGCGGCGTTGATTACCGCAAGCAGGCCGAAATCCTTCGGCAGGGTACGGACATCGTCATCTGCACACCCGGCCGGATTATCGATTACTTCAAACAGGGCATTTTCAAAGCATCAGGCATCAACATCGTAGTCATCGATGAGGCCGACCGTCTTCTGGACCTTGGTTTCTCAAAGGATATGCGCTATATTTTGCGCAAGCTTCCCCATTATGAGAAAAGACAATCCATGCTTTTTTCAGCAACACTTTCCTACCGCGTCCTGGAACTGACCTATGAATACATGAACCTGCCCGAATTTATATCCGTTACTCCCGAGGAAATTACGGTTGAGGGAATTGAGCAGTTCCTGTTTCACATCGACTCCGAAAATAAGTTGCCTCTGCTTCTGGGACTGCTGGAAAGGGAAGACTGGAACCGGATTCTGATCTTTGTCAATACCAAGGCCGGCGTAATATGGCTTGCCCGCAAACTCAAGGACAACGGCTGGCCGGCCGAGGGCATCACCGGTGACCTGCCCCAGCGCAAACGTTTCAGGCTCATGGAGTTGTTCAAAAACGGCCGAATCAAAATACTGGTGGCTACGGACGTGGCTTCGCGAGGTATCCATGTTGAGGACATCAGCCACGTTATCAACTATGACCTCCCGCAGGATGTCGAAAACTATATCCACCGGATCGGACGGACCGCCAGAGCGGGAAAGACCGGGCGAGCACTTTCATTGGCCTGTGAGAAATATGTCTTTCATCTCGAACCGCTCGAGGAAATGCTGGGCTTCAAAATTCCGGTAATTTGGCCCGAAGACGAATGGGTTGCCAAAGATAAGTCAAAGCTGGTCCCATTCGCGAGAAAAGGCAGAGGGAGAAAACCTTTTCGGAAACGGGAACCCAAACGCGAAGAAAAATGCTCCATGAGCCCGAAGAGTTCCCCAAAAACCGAAGCGGGTTCCTTTCCCGGAAGTTTATTCGGTTTTGGCCCGGAGTTGAACGCCGCGGCCGAATCCGATACACATACGATTCCAGGTGGCCCCAAAAAGAAGAAAAAAAGATCCCGGCACAAAAAGAAGCGCCCAACTCCGGAAAAAAGTGACACCGCAAAAATCGAAGAGCTGTAA
- a CDS encoding YkgJ family cysteine cluster protein, protein MGTTKNLCADCSSHQKTCCQERDIYLTPGDLKRIQEYVRNENFYEFRIPSDPSYLAVTDDPMWKEHVFRLDNTRRVLKQDPVGNCIFLSPNGCIMSINERPLVCRLHPYEYNADGLCERLVPECPVYLLESGITLQDAIGLNPDQALQWHYLLYSEILMEH, encoded by the coding sequence ATGGGTACCACAAAAAATTTATGCGCGGACTGCTCCAGCCATCAAAAAACGTGCTGTCAGGAAAGGGACATCTATCTTACACCCGGAGATTTAAAACGAATACAAGAATATGTCAGAAATGAAAATTTCTATGAATTTCGCATTCCTTCAGATCCATCATACCTGGCAGTCACTGATGATCCGATGTGGAAAGAACATGTCTTCAGGTTAGACAATACTCGTCGCGTATTAAAACAGGACCCGGTCGGAAACTGTATCTTTCTATCTCCAAACGGCTGCATCATGTCGATAAATGAGCGGCCCCTTGTGTGTCGCCTCCATCCTTATGAGTACAATGCGGATGGATTATGTGAAAGGCTGGTTCCGGAGTGCCCGGTGTATTTGCTCGAATCGGGAATAACCCTTCAGGATGCGATAGGGTTAAATCCTGACCAGGCATTGCAGTGGCACTATCTGCTGTATTCAGAAATTCTTATGGAGCACTAA
- a CDS encoding ATP-grasp domain-containing protein, whose translation MRIGLTYDLRSEYLALGYSEEETAEFDRDDTIFAIENALETLGHIPVRIGNVRKLIEYLSRGERWDLVFNIAEGLNGVSREAQIPAILDVYGIPYTFSDPLVMALTLHKGMTKHIIRDHGYRTSVFCVIEHPEEVSDISFAPPFFVKPVREGTGKGISPASIIQEPEMLPRACETLIVAYKQPVLVEQFLPGREFTVGILGTGRDAKALGTLEIVLLEGAETNVYSYVNKEYCEELVEYPLVLPDNDKQVREAEELALACWQALGCRDGGRVDLRCDANGDPCFLEVNPLAGLHPEHSDLPILCNRLGIPYLELIDRILSSAATRIQM comes from the coding sequence ATGCGAATCGGGCTCACATATGATTTGCGGTCTGAATATCTTGCATTGGGATATAGCGAGGAAGAAACCGCCGAATTTGATCGTGACGACACCATCTTTGCGATTGAGAACGCGTTAGAAACACTGGGCCACATACCCGTACGGATCGGAAATGTACGCAAGCTGATCGAATATCTATCCCGCGGCGAACGTTGGGATCTTGTGTTTAACATTGCCGAGGGGTTGAACGGCGTTTCCCGTGAAGCACAGATTCCTGCCATTTTAGATGTTTATGGAATTCCCTATACGTTTTCCGACCCGCTGGTGATGGCGCTGACGCTTCACAAGGGAATGACCAAACACATTATTCGAGACCATGGTTATCGAACCTCGGTTTTTTGTGTTATTGAGCACCCTGAGGAAGTGTCGGACATTTCTTTTGCCCCCCCTTTTTTCGTTAAGCCGGTAAGAGAAGGGACCGGCAAAGGGATTTCACCGGCATCTATTATCCAGGAGCCTGAAATGCTGCCAAGGGCCTGTGAAACCCTTATTGTTGCATATAAGCAGCCGGTTCTGGTGGAGCAATTTTTACCGGGCCGGGAATTTACCGTCGGCATCCTCGGAACAGGCAGAGATGCTAAAGCGTTGGGGACGCTTGAGATTGTGCTGCTGGAGGGCGCCGAGACGAATGTTTATTCCTATGTGAACAAGGAATATTGCGAGGAGCTTGTGGAATACCCTCTGGTTTTGCCGGATAACGACAAACAGGTTCGGGAAGCGGAAGAGCTTGCGCTGGCATGCTGGCAGGCTCTTGGATGTCGCGATGGCGGAAGGGTGGACCTGCGCTGCGACGCAAACGGAGATCCTTGCTTTCTCGAAGTAAATCCTCTGGCCGGGCTGCATCCCGAACATTCCGATTTGCCGATTCTCTGCAACCGCCTTGGTATACCCTACCTGGAGTTGATTGACCGGATTCTTTCGTCTGCCGCCACCCGGATACAGATGTGA